In Mycolicibacterium alvei, a single window of DNA contains:
- a CDS encoding sensor domain-containing protein, translating to MKRAEIAAIAAIALAGSVLSGCGTKQTEDDTGSQVDVLGSMLASESELNTILGTSGLRPKTALRQPARLDADERASRPVCLAVIGNAMDELYRDSGFRQFRESLFADEGDDLEVDQAVTAFDTPAAAKSLVNRTVDSWRQCAGDTLKLTYTGDRQPSSFMLGNPSVVDDVDVTNEQTPSSPQQGSRRAILSVGNLVVDVRITGTDLTDNQVVQLAKAIAGRNAV from the coding sequence GTGAAGCGGGCGGAGATAGCGGCCATCGCGGCCATTGCACTGGCAGGTTCTGTCCTCAGCGGCTGCGGCACCAAGCAAACCGAAGACGACACCGGCTCACAGGTCGACGTCCTCGGCAGCATGTTGGCCAGCGAATCAGAACTCAATACGATCCTGGGCACTTCAGGCCTGCGCCCCAAGACCGCGCTGCGTCAGCCCGCCAGGCTCGACGCCGACGAGCGCGCCTCACGCCCGGTGTGCCTGGCCGTCATCGGCAACGCCATGGACGAGCTGTACCGCGACAGCGGATTCCGGCAGTTCCGCGAATCACTGTTCGCCGACGAGGGCGATGACCTCGAAGTCGATCAGGCCGTCACCGCCTTCGATACACCCGCCGCGGCAAAGTCTCTCGTCAACCGCACGGTGGACTCCTGGCGGCAATGCGCCGGTGACACGCTCAAGCTCACCTACACCGGCGACCGTCAGCCCAGCTCGTTCATGCTCGGCAACCCGAGCGTCGTCGACGATGTCGACGTCACCAACGAGCAGACGCCGTCCAGCCCGCAGCAGGGCAGCCGCCGCGCGATCCTGTCCGTGGGCAACCTGGTGGTCGACGTGCGGATCACCGGAACCGACCTCACCGATAACCAGGTGGTACAACTCGCCAAGGCCATCGCGGGGCGCAACGCGGTCTGA